CGATGCCCATCCGGGCCCGCTGGGCGCCCTGACCGGTGAACAGCACCGCCGTCTTCCCGGCGACCGCCCGGAAGTCGACCGCCCCGGGCTCCCCGGCGGCCAGGGCCGTCAACGCGGCCATCAGCCCGTCCCGGTCGGCGGCCGGGACGACCGCGCGCCGTTCCAGCAGCGCGCGCGTGGTCGCCATCGAGTACCCGATGTCGGCCGGCGTCAACTCCGGCCGCTGCGCCAGGTGTTCGCACAACCGCCCGGCCTGCGCCCGCAGCGCCGCCTCGGTGCGCCCCGACAGCAGCACCGGTACGACACCCGAGGGCCGTCCTGCCGCATCCGGGTCCGTGGTCGTGCCGGGCGCCGAGGGCGCCGAGGGCGCCTCCTCCAGGATGACGTGCACGTTGGTGCCGCTCACACCGAACGACGAGACACCCGCCCGCCGCGGCCGGTCGCCCGGCCGCCACGGCTGCGAGCGCGTCAGCAGGGCGACCTGGCCGCTGTCCCAGTCCACGTTGGACGACGGGGTGTCCGCGTGCAGGGTGACCGGCAGCGTCTCGTGACGCATCGCCAGCACCATCTTGATCACGCCGGCGATACCGGCGGCCGCCGAGGTGTGCCCGATGTTCGACTTGATCGACCCCAGCCACAGCGGGCCGTTCGTCCGTTCCCGGCCGTAGGTGCGCAGCAGCGCGTGCGCCTCGATCGGGTCGCCGAGCTCCGTTCCCGTGCCGTGGCCCTCCACGGCGTCCACGTCCGCGGGCGACAGACCCGAGGTGGCCAACGCCGCCCGGATCACCCGCTCCTGCGCGGGGCCGCTCGGCGCGGTCAGCCCGTTGCTCGCACCGTCCTGGTTCACGGCGCTGCCGCGCACGACGGCCAGCACGGTGTGCCCGCGCCGCCGCGCGTCCGAGAGCCGCTCCAGCACGATGAGACCGCAGCCGTCGGCGAAGCCGGTGCCGTCGGCCCCTTCCGCGTACGCCTTGCACCGGCCGTCGGGCGCCAGCCCGCGCTGCCGGCTGAACTCGACGAGCAGGGTCGGGCTCGACAGCACGGTCACACCGCCGACCAGCGCCATCGAGCACTCGCCGCCCCGCAGCGCCTGCGCGGCCTGGTGCAGCGCCACCAGCGACGACGAACACGCGGTGTCCACCGTGACCGCCGGGCCTTCCAGCCCCAGCAGGTACGAGATCCGCCCGGCCAGCACGCTGGTCAGGATGCCCAGCCGGTACCCGCCCAGCTCCGGGGGCATCGTGGCGCCGTACTCGGAGCTGATCGCACCGCAGAAGACACCGGTGTCGCTGCCGCGCAAGGACGTCGGATCGATCCCGGCGTGCTCGAACGCCTCCCACGCGCCCTCCAGGATCAGCCGCGCCGCCGGATCCATCGCGAGCGCCTCGCGCGGACCGATCCCGAAGAAGTCGGCGTCGAACTCCGCGACCCCGTCGACGAATCCGCCCGTCCGGGCATACGTGGTCCCGGGATGATCCGGGTCCGGGTGGTACAGGCGGTCGACCTGCCAGCCGCGGTCCTCGGGCAGCGGCACCATGGCGTCGCGGCCCTGCGACAGCAGCTCCCACAGGAGCTCCGGAGACGTCGCGCCGCCGCCGAACCGGCAGCTCATTCCCACGATCGCCAGGGGCTCGGACGCTCGCGTCCGCAGCTGCCGGTTCTCCTTGCGGAGCTGCTCGTTGTCCTTGATCGACATGCGTAGCGCGTCGACAAGCTCGTTCGTGTTCGCAGTCATGCTCGTTCCTCACTTCCCGCGCGGCGGTCGGCGCGCATGTCGGCCGTACGCACCTAGCGGTCCCCTCGAGCCATCCGGATCAGTGCTTCCGCGTCGAGGTCGTCGACCGACCCGTCGCCGCCGTCCCGGGTCTCCTCCTCCGGCACCTCGCCGCGCGCCAGATCGAACAAGGTGTCCAGCAGCCCCGCCTGGCGCAGGCGGTCGATCGGAATCGAGGCGAGAACCGCGCGGATCCCGGCGGTGTCGTCGTCGGCCCGGCCGCCGGTCACGGCCTCCGGTTCGACGGATTCGAGCAGGTACCGGGCCACCGCCGCCGCGTTCGGGTGGTCGAAGACGAGGGTGGCCGGCAACCGCAGACCGGTGATCTTGTTGAGCCGGTTCCGCAGCCCGACGCTGGCGAGGGAGTCGAATCCCATGTCCCGGAATGCCCGGTCGGGTTCGACCGCCGCCGCCGACTCGTGTCCGAGCACGGCCGACACCTGCGCCTGCACCAGCTCCAGGACCACCTGTTCGCGGTCCTCGTCGGTGACCCCGGCCAGCCGCTGCACGAGCGAACCGCCGGCGGCCTCGGCGGTCCGTGCCGGAACCCGCACGAGTCCGCGCAGCAGCGGGGGCAGCGCTCCCGTCCGGGCCTGGGCCCGCAGGGCGGCCAGGTCCAGTTGCACCGGAGCCAGCAGTCCGGCGTCGAGCCCCAGCGAGTAGTCGAACAGCTCCAGGCCACTATCGACCGGCAGCAGTGCCACGCCGGCACTCTCGATGCGGGCCACGTCTGTGCTGTCGAGACGGCCGGCCATCCCGGCGCCGTCGCCCCACAGCCCCCAGGCCAGGGAGGTGGCCGGCACTCCGTCGGCCCGCAGCCGCTGTGCCATCGCGTCGAGACCGGCGTTCGCGGCGGCGTAACAGGCCTGTCCCGGGTTGCCGAACAGCGAGGCGCCCGAGGAGAACAGCACGAACGCCGACAGGTCCGTGTCCGCGGTCAGTTCGTGCAGCAGCCACGCCGCGTCCACCTTCGGCCGCATGACCTCGGCGAGCTGTTCCGGGGTCACCGACTCGATCACCCCGTCGGCGAGCACGCCGGCGGTGTGCACGACCGCCGTGAGCGGGGCCTCCAGCGAGTCCAGCAGGGCGACGACCTGGTCCCGGTCGCCGATGTCGCAGGCCTCGATCCGCACCCGCGCACCGAGCGCGGTCAGCTCGGCCTCCAGTTCGACGGCGCCGTCGGCGTCGGGGCCGCGCCGGCTGACCAGCACCAGGTTCTTCACGCGGTGCGTGGCGGCCAGGTGACGGGCGAACACCACGCCCAGGCCGCCGGTGCCGCCGGTGACCAGCACGGTGCCGTCCGGGTCGAGCGAGCGCGTCGCGTCCGCGGCGACCGCGGGCACCCGTGCCAGTCGCGGCGCCGACACCCGGCCCGCCCGTACGGCCAGTTGCGGTTCGTCGGCTGCCAGCAGGGCGTCCCACGGCACGTCGGCATCGTCGGCGCCGTCGGCGTCGAGGTCGACGAGCACGATCCGGCCCGGATGCTCGGTCTGGACGCTTCGCCCGAGACCCCAGGCCGAGGCCTGGGCGATGTCGGGAGTCTCCCCGTCGAGCGCCACCGCGCCGCGGGTGACCGCGACCAGCCGGGTACCGCCCAGGGCTTCACTGGCCAGCCACCGCTGCAGGGTGGCGAGCATCTGTTCGGCGGCTTCGCGGGCCGCCGAGGCCGGAGCGTCGGAGGTGACGTCCGAGGTGATGTTCCGGTCGATCCGGACCAGGACCGCGTCCGGGGCCCCGGTGCCCTCGGCGACCGCCCGCTCCACCGCGTCCAGATCGGTGAAACCGTCGGCGCCCCAGCCCACGCGGACCAGCCCCGCCGGTTCCGCCGGGCCCATCGGCACCGGCACCCACTCGACGCCGTACAGCGACTCCGGTCCGCCGCCGCGCACCGCCTCCAGCTGCGCCGGGTCCACCGTTCGGTACACCAGGCCGCCGATGCTCATCACCGGCTCGCCGGTCTCGTCGAACATGTCGACGTGCAGTCCGGTCTCGGGGGACGCGGCGATCCGCACCCGTGCCGACCGCACCCGCCGCCCCGAGCGCACCCCCGACCACGTGAACGGCATCTCCACCGACGCGTTCGGGTCCTTGTCGACCAGCGCGCCCTGCAGCGCGGCGTCGAACAGGGCCGGATGCAGCACGAAGCCCGCATCGTCGGCGTCGTCGGGCAGCGCCACTTCGGTGCAGATCCCGGTCCCGACCCGCCAGGCGGCGCGGATGCCCTTGAACAGCGGCCCGTAGTCGAGTCCGGCCAGCGCCATCCGCTCGTACAGCGCGTCCACCGGGATCGGCTCGGCACCCGCAGGCGGCCACTGCGCCGCACCCGGTACGGGCGAAGCGGACTCGGCGGTCAGCCAGCCGCGCACGTGGCAGACCGGTTCGGGAGCCTCGTCGTCCCGCCCGGCGTCCGGGGCCGAGTACACCGCGACCTCGCGGCGCCCGTCGTCGTCCGGAGCGCCGACGGTCACCTGGACCCGGCAGCCCGCCTCGTCGTCGAGAACGAGCGGCGCCTCCAGCACCGCCTCGTCCAGAGCCCCGCAGCCGACCCCGGCGCCCGCGGCCAACGCCAGTTCCACCAGCGCGGTTCCCGGGGCGATGGGGATGCCGAAGACCACGTGGTCACGGATCCACGGCTGGGAGTCCGGGGAGATCCGGCCGGTGTAGACCCACTCGTCCCGGTCACCGACCCGCGAGGCCGCCGCGAGGACGGGGTGGTCCACCGCGTGCAACCCGAGGGCCGCGGCGTCCCCGGCGCCGGTGCCCGCCGTCAGCCAGTACCGGTTGCGCTGGAACGCGTAGGTCGGCAGGGTCACCGCACGCGCACCGCTGCCCGCGTAGAAGGCCGACCAGTCCACCGCCACACCGGCGACATGGGCCTCGGCCACCGACGACGCGAACCGCTCGAAGCCACCCTCGTCACGCCGCAGCGATCCGACGACGCCCACCCGGGAGTCGGCGCCGTGATCGGCGACGGTGTTCTCCACCGCGATGGTCAGCACCGGGTGCGGCGACACCTCCAGGAAGCATCCGGCGCCGTTGTCGACCAACGCCCGGATCGCCGGCTCGAACCCGACCCGCCCGCGCAGGTTCCGGTACCAGTACGCGCCGTCGAGCACGGTGGTGTCGACGAACCCGCCGACCGTCGTGGAGTAGAACGGGATCGTCCCCGGCATCGGTGCGACCGGAGCCAGCACCTTCGCCAGCTCGTCCTCGATGCTCTCCACCTGCGTCGAGTGCGAGGCGTAGTCCACGGCGATCCGCCGGGCCCACACCTCCTCGCGCTCGCACGCCGCGAGCAGCTCTTCCAGGGCCCCGGGCTCCCCGGAGACCACCACGGCCGCCGGACCGTTCACCGCGGCGATCGACGCCCGTCCCCCGGACGGGGCGATCAGCTCCTCGACCCGCTCGACCGGCGCGGTGACCGACACCATGCCGCCGAGCCCGGCGAGCCGCTCCGCGATGGCCCGCGACCGCAGAGCGGCCACCCGCGCGCCGTCGGCCAGCGACAAGGCGCCGGCCACCACGGCCGCGGCGATCTCACCCTGCGAGTGGCCGACCACCGCCATCGGCTCCACGCCGTAGGAGCGCCACAGCGCCGCGAGGCTCACCATCACCGCCCACAGGGCGGG
The nucleotide sequence above comes from Streptomyces kaniharaensis. Encoded proteins:
- a CDS encoding type I polyketide synthase, yielding MTTETDEQQEKLLRYLKKSVIELNETRALLREKEERATEPLAVVGMSCRYPGADSPEELWEVVAEGRDTISGFPVDRGWDLEGIYDPDPDRLGASYTRAGGFVSSATMFDADFFGISPREALSMDPQQRLLLELSWEAFEDAGIDPASLRGSDTGVYTGVGPSDYAAVPAGAAPQIEGLRLTGGTTSVVSGRVAYAFGLEGPAMSVDTACSSSLVALHLAAQALRAGECSLALVGGVTVLAGPTLFVDFSRQRGLAPDGRCKPYAAAADGTGFSDGAGVVMLERLSDARRNGHRVLAVVRGSAVNQDGASNGLTAPNGPSQERVIRQALANAGVSAADVDAVEGHGTGTQLGDPIEAQALLATYGQEREHGPLWLGSIKSNIGHSSAGAGLAGVIKMVQALRNETLPATLHVDRPSPHVDWESGGVELLTETRPWKAGDRPRRAGVSAFGVGGTNCHVILEEAPVDEPADAVEPAPVAGLPVVPVPVSGRGTTALRAQADRLRASVLARPELTAAEVGFSSATTRAHLDQRAVVLASDRATLLSGLAELAAGGTSAAVAEGRVLTPGALPVFVFPGQGAQWVGMAVELLDSSPVFAAEIAACGEALSEFVDWKLDDVLRGTEGAPSYERVDVVQPALWAVMVSLAALWRSYGVEPMAVVGHSQGEIAAAVVAGALSLADGARVAALRSRAIAERLAGLGGMVSVTAPVERVEELIAPSGGRASIAAVNGPAAVVVSGEPGALEELLAACEREEVWARRIAVDYASHSTQVESIEDELAKVLAPVAPMPGTIPFYSTTVGGFVDTTVLDGAYWYRNLRGRVGFEPAIRALVDNGAGCFLEVSPHPVLTIAVENTVADHGADSRVGVVGSLRRDEGGFERFASSVAEAHVAGVAVDWSAFYAGSGARAVTLPTYAFQRNRYWLTAGTGAGDAAALGLHAVDHPVLAAASRVGDRDEWVYTGRISPDSQPWIRDHVVFGIPIAPGTALVELALAAGAGVGCGALDEAVLEAPLVLDDEAGCRVQVTVGAPDDDGRREVAVYSAPDAGRDDEAPEPVCHVRGWLTAESASPVPGAAQWPPAGAEPIPVDALYERMALAGLDYGPLFKGIRAAWRVGTGICTEVALPDDADDAGFVLHPALFDAALQGALVDKDPNASVEMPFTWSGVRSGRRVRSARVRIAASPETGLHVDMFDETGEPVMSIGGLVYRTVDPAQLEAVRGGGPESLYGVEWVPVPMGPAEPAGLVRVGWGADGFTDLDAVERAVAEGTGAPDAVLVRIDRNITSDVTSDAPASAAREAAEQMLATLQRWLASEALGGTRLVAVTRGAVALDGETPDIAQASAWGLGRSVQTEHPGRIVLVDLDADGADDADVPWDALLAADEPQLAVRAGRVSAPRLARVPAVAADATRSLDPDGTVLVTGGTGGLGVVFARHLAATHRVKNLVLVSRRGPDADGAVELEAELTALGARVRIEACDIGDRDQVVALLDSLEAPLTAVVHTAGVLADGVIESVTPEQLAEVMRPKVDAAWLLHELTADTDLSAFVLFSSGASLFGNPGQACYAAANAGLDAMAQRLRADGVPATSLAWGLWGDGAGMAGRLDSTDVARIESAGVALLPVDSGLELFDYSLGLDAGLLAPVQLDLAALRAQARTGALPPLLRGLVRVPARTAEAAGGSLVQRLAGVTDEDREQVVLELVQAQVSAVLGHESAAAVEPDRAFRDMGFDSLASVGLRNRLNKITGLRLPATLVFDHPNAAAVARYLLESVEPEAVTGGRADDDTAGIRAVLASIPIDRLRQAGLLDTLFDLARGEVPEEETRDGGDGSVDDLDAEALIRMARGDR